A stretch of the Candidatus Omnitrophota bacterium genome encodes the following:
- a CDS encoding arsenate reductase ArsC: MSVSKGLPISPKKVQFLCTGNSCRSQMAEGFLKHLGGDKFEAYSAGVNPTQVNPLSVKVMNEVGVDISGQRSKSVSEFLNQQFDYVITVCDNAKQTCPILPGECEKIHWNLEDPADAQGEDEERLIIFRKVRDEIKHKIEGFLYKK; encoded by the coding sequence ATGTCGGTGTCTAAGGGGCTCCCCATTTCCCCAAAGAAAGTGCAATTCCTGTGTACCGGCAATTCCTGTCGCAGCCAAATGGCAGAAGGTTTCTTAAAACATCTAGGCGGAGATAAATTTGAGGCTTATAGCGCGGGAGTTAATCCTACACAAGTCAACCCATTATCTGTTAAAGTAATGAATGAAGTTGGAGTTGATATTTCAGGGCAGCGTTCAAAGTCTGTCTCTGAATTTTTGAACCAGCAATTTGATTATGTTATTACCGTTTGTGATAATGCAAAACAAACTTGCCCCATACTTCCGGGTGAATGTGAAAAAATCCATTGGAATTTAGAAGATCCAGCAGACGCTCAAGGTGAGGATGAAGAAAGGCTCATTATATTTAGAAAAGTGAGGGATGAAATCAAACATAAAATAGAAGGTTTCTTGTACAAAAAATAA
- a CDS encoding zf-HC2 domain-containing protein, which translates to MMKCEKAQRMISAYIDSELLEKDIADLWAHMDSCQLCMTDYKGLKKIQEAIPAEEVNPSSYFKMNFWKRVEKEKERANIFYRKLIFLPAYAAAGLVLMITFFSSTLLYAYKSTIKDSSVHKEIVMAYVEEGVLTASLTPMSCARLFERGIGCIEKACAKKCENQTKEMGCGQCGKKCLKDGRRE; encoded by the coding sequence ATGATGAAATGTGAAAAGGCGCAGAGGATGATCTCGGCTTATATAGATAGTGAGCTTCTGGAAAAAGACATCGCTGATTTATGGGCGCATATGGATTCCTGTCAGCTTTGTATGACAGACTATAAAGGTTTAAAGAAAATACAAGAAGCTATTCCCGCGGAAGAAGTGAATCCATCCTCATATTTTAAAATGAACTTCTGGAAAAGGGTTGAAAAAGAGAAGGAACGGGCAAACATATTTTATAGAAAACTTATTTTTCTGCCGGCTTATGCGGCGGCGGGATTGGTTTTGATGATCACTTTCTTTTCTTCAACACTTCTTTACGCATATAAATCCACAATAAAAGACAGCTCTGTGCATAAGGAAATTGTAATGGCATACGTAGAGGAGGGAGTACTCACTGCGTCGCTCACTCCAATGTCCTGCGCAAGACTTTTTGAGAGGGGGATTGGATGTATTGAAAAAGCCTGCGCGAAGAAGTGTGAGAATCAGACAAAAGAAATGGGATGCGGTCAATGCGGGAAAAAATGCTTGAAAGATGGTAGAAGAGAATAA